The region ATCTCCACCAACACGGCCTCTTGAGCTTGGGTTAGTTCGAAAGGTAACCTAGCAAGCAGTTGCTGATAAAGTAAATTTTCTAAACAACGCGGAGAACGCACCGCTTGCTTATTTTGGCGAATATGAAATTCCTTGGTTAAGTGAAAGAGCAAAAACTCCTCCAAAGCCAGCGTACGACGCGCCTCTTCAAGCTTCTCATAGCTAGTGGGGCGATGCAAATTCTCTAGCGCCTCATGCTTAGACATCGGTAAAGACGCTTGCGCCATCAACACAGGAGGAATCAGGCTCTCGATGGCACTAGGCAAAAGATCAAATGCACCCGCGACACTTTGGGCAAGGCGATGCTGGGTTAGTTTTGCCGTCAAAGAATAGATAGGGTTGAGGCGTAAGAAATTCTTTGGCGAAGGGGTGTAGGCTTCAAAGTCAAAGCTAGAGCTCTGCCAGTGGTTGTAACGAAAATGAAAGCTAGCATAAAGATAGAATTTTCTACCCACCTGTAAGATATCTGCCAAAAAAGGGCGACCAAAACAGATAAGCTCAGCACTACCTCCAGCATCGGCAACGATCACCTTGAGCACCTTCTCTCGGTTGGTCAAGATATGCTGATGCTCCACCACTTCTACCAGATAAGTAGCCGGCATGGCTTGAGGAATGGCATCCAGCGTATAGAGAGTGAGACGATCTTCATAGCGGAAGGGAAAGTAGAGCAAAAGATCACGAACCAGCGTCATGCCCAACGTAGCAAAAGCACGATAACTCTCGGGTCCCACACCCTTAATGTGGCTAATCGGTAGCTCCAGCTCCTCTAAGACCATTTACCCGCCCATCACTTCGATTAAGCGAGTGTCTGTAGTAACAGGTTAAGAAGCGTACCAACCCAAAAAGACCATAGGTAGTAGCCCACCGCCAAGGCAAGAAGTAGGTAGACCAAAAGACGTTGATGCGAGATAAAGCGCTTTTTACTCACCAGTGCCTTGATGCTCTGCACCATAGGGTTTAACACCATGTCCATCATGGTACCGGCGTGCCGACCTTGGGGCGACTGGGTTTTATAGAAGATCAAACGTACGATGGTTAAGATCAACAAGATGAGGAGCAGGCTCTGAATAACTTGAAAGACCATTATAATGAACATTGCCAGCACCGTGAAGATACTTACCGTACGCCCAGCCTGTGCGATGCTAATAATCCTAAGGAGAAGCGACCAAAAGAGGATTGCCCAGAGAAAGGAGATATCGAGCATGCCGATGCGACTGAAGCGCCCACGAAAGAGGCGAACATAAGGCTCGGTGAGCGCATAAAGCACTCCACCAATCGCTGAGTGGCGTAGCGAAGGAATCCAAGAGATAATCACCGTGCTTAAAAGGACATAGTAGTAGACCCTAAACACGCGCTCCAGCATGAAGAAAAAGAATTGTTGATCCATATACTCTTTATATTACAATGAACTGCTAAGCTTTGTCAAGCGAATTTATCTGATTTTACTCCAAGAGGTGGTAGCCCTTCTCTTCGACGACTTCTTGCATGATGGCTTTATTGTGATAAAAGGATTGTTCATATAATTCCTTGTATTTTAGATAGCTTTCCGCTTCGCTAAAGCCAATCATCTCGCGCAAGACGAGGTGTCCTGCATCGATATCTGGGAGCAGGCCTTGAGAGAGAACGAGTCCGTGGAAGTAGATGTTGCCGTTGGCCGAATACTCGATGAAGTCTAGCCCCTCCTCAAGGAGTTTGAAATCGGGGTGTTGCGCCTTAAGGCTTTCGATAAGCTCTTGACGCAAGGCCTCTAAGCCCTTCTGTACCGTGGGGATACGCGTGATGATTTCATAGTGAAAATCGAGGTCGTCATTGGCGATATAGTCGAGATCTTCCAGTAATCCTGGGGCAGTGCTCCCGTCGTTGTAGGGCATGAGGGTACGAAATTTCTCCAGATAATAAATGCGATCCAACACCGCATTGTTGGCAAAGACTAATAAATCATAATCGCCATAATTAATCGGAATGGCATCGGGATACGTGGTATCGCGCGGTGGGTTCTCTACCATTCTCCCACCCTCATAATCAAAATCTCTATCCACCGAGGCAATAAAGTGATTAAGCTCATCCATGCTATAGGGAGGCAGATAACCCTGTTTGTAGGCGTGATAGAGCATGATATTTCGATTGGTGATAAACGATTGACGATAGGCCTCGCGGTACTGGGCGTAATGCTCCTTACTACTATAGCCCACCAGTTCGCGCAAGGTGAGACTCTGCGCCTCATCCTCGGCAAGAAGCCCTTTGGAGAGCACAAGTCCATGAAAATACGTATTGCCATCGGCAACATACTCGATATAATCACTGCCCTCGCTCACCAGCTCGAAGTGTTCATATTTTTGTTGGAGAAAACGTTTGAGCTCGGCTTTAATATCGGCAAGATTATCTTCGGGCTTGGGCATACGGGTGATAATCTCATAGTGAAAATCTGCCTCGGCATTCTCCACATAATCGAAATCTTCTAAGGTTAAGGGGATAATCTTGCCCTCCCCATCGGTGCTAGCGCGGTGCTTCCCCACATGATAGAGATCGCCATGGGTTGCATCGCCAAGGTAGGCATAGAGTTTGTAATCGCCGTAGTTGATAAAGTACCAACGTTCATCGGCATCGCCCTCACCAACCAGCCAGCCATCCTCATAACGACGCGTCGTAAAAGAGTCCTCATCAGCAACCCCAAAGAGCGCGCCCCTTTCGTTTTGCCCCTTCATACAACTCACCAGCAGGAACACCCACATCAATAGCAATCCAAAACGACTCTTCACACCCGCCTCCTTCCGTCTCATCCAGATAAAACCTCTCTTTAGTATACCCAAAACCGCTGCTTTAGACAAGAATCCCCATAAATTTCCCTCCAACCCACTTTACCTAAGCGCGCTTTTTCGTGTATCTTTAAACGTGATGAGTGCAATCTTTTATTTTCAATCTAAGGCGAAAAGGTTTTTGCTTGTCAACCATAGTATATTTTCCATTCTAGGAGTTATTGTATGAAAAAAATTCTCGTAGTTGGCGGA is a window of Entomospira culicis DNA encoding:
- a CDS encoding YggT family protein; the protein is MDQQFFFFMLERVFRVYYYVLLSTVIISWIPSLRHSAIGGVLYALTEPYVRLFRGRFSRIGMLDISFLWAILFWSLLLRIISIAQAGRTVSIFTVLAMFIIMVFQVIQSLLLILLILTIVRLIFYKTQSPQGRHAGTMMDMVLNPMVQSIKALVSKKRFISHQRLLVYLLLALAVGYYLWSFWVGTLLNLLLQTLA